Proteins from one Ananas comosus cultivar F153 linkage group 5, ASM154086v1, whole genome shotgun sequence genomic window:
- the LOC109709787 gene encoding phosphatidylcholine:diacylglycerol cholinephosphotransferase 1-like, which yields MGDVKAESVVLRSRHIERTRDAHPSKATGTTSGSRAKAASIDGSPRSLLNGRSHHHHHHHHHTTPDHPQYPSSADPQLSSAALASRMTFLPPSEEIKAHGKFGKGAAEAPSLAVEGSCRSVEDVVGIIRHHPIPFAFGLSLLFFMGVEYTLRMVPSSSPPLDLGFILTRSLHTLLASSPALNSALAALNTVFVGMQATYIVWTLLVEGRPRPTIAALFMFTCRGILGCSTQLPLPQGFLGSGVDFPVGNVSFFLFFSGHVAGSIIASLDMRRMRRYEMAWVFDALNLLQGIRLLASRGHYTIDLAVGVGAGFLFDILAGKYEESKKHAH from the exons ATGGGCGACGTCAAGGCCGAGAGCGTCGTCCTCCGCAGTCGCCATATAGAGAGGACGAGGGACGCCCATCCCTCCAAGGCGACGGGGACCACGAGCGGCAGCCGAGCCAAAGCTGCTTCAATCGACGGCTCTCCCCGCTCCCTCCTAAACGGACGGagccatcatcatcatcatcatcatcaccacaCTACTCCTGATCATCCCCAGTATCCTTCTAGCGCCGACCCCCAGCTGTCGTCAGCTGCTCTCGCCAGCAGGATGACGTTTCTGCCGCCATCCGAAGAAATTAAAGCCCACGGCAAATTTGGGAAAGGGGCGGCAGAGGCGCCCTCTTTAGCTGTTGAAGGGAGCTGCAGGTCCGTGGAGGACGTTGTCGGCATTATAAGGCACCATCCCATCCCCTTCGCATTCGGGCTctcccttctcttcttcatGGGCGTCGAGTACACCCTCCGCATGGTCCCCTCGTCCTCCCCGCCTCTCGACTTGGGCTTCATCCTCACGCGCTCGCTCCACACCCTCCTCGCCTCCAGCCCCGCTCTCAATTCTGCCCTTGCGGCTCTCAACACT GTGTTCGTGGGCATGCAGGCGACCTACATAGTGTGGACCTTGCTGGTGGAGGGAAGGCCGCGTCCAACCATCGCGGCTCTCTTCATGTTTACATGCCGAGGAATACTGGGGTGCTCCACCCAACTCCCGCTGCCACAG GGCTTCTTGGGTTCGGGCGTAGATTTCCCGGTGGGCAATGTCTCCTTCTTCCTGTTCTTCTCGGGCCATGTGGCAGGGTCCATTATTGCCTCGCTGGATATGAGGCGGATGAGGCGATATGAGATGGCGTGGGTCTTTGATGCCCTCAACTTGCTGCAGGGGATAAGGCTGCTCGCCTCCAGAGGACATTACACCATTGACTTAGCCGTCGGGGTCGGTGCCGGTTTCCTCTTTGACATTCTCGCCGGCAAGTACGAAGAAAGCAAGAAACATGCCCACTAA
- the LOC109710387 gene encoding uncharacterized protein LOC109710387 isoform X2, which produces MRLPPSLFPSDDHDRRPSPLQRPSDDEAPSSLLAGTEQEYRRDVSAVNSENQLLESKKLGVSSEGDPSSAGCTVQSLMESHAKDADAKYEGSGLAEIEQHLKKKWFSRDETEHLIELIRSRTPDLFYQSKPSARFFAKSKEGTPFPKDAGGHANYPVPLDRQKTWKSCGIANSNAHDAGSSPVEIAKAYMRSLTSASVHNFQCQESEVLENPLDSSSSPSKLFLSAMKSPICWPGAVVPRNYSYFTPQINRRNIRLQPSSQTPYSSAIFSRTPSKFRGIGDGHNVSLDGQKPQSSLSGGNKRKLEDECTPFDSVRQIRQKNSETAAAIGADSFDIAGSSCFKGLPSAFQGVFGKGASESILLKPGFSEAEEEVSRCAVGCIHPQSSEMARKILEHLERPGSSPMEKSLQLRQDVARMVAPPLTQGMDSQDKGPAFRASGDHNLSSLHGKLKDTGCQESTDAKKVCTPAASFVGKKGKVELNNGDAASRAFQISSNSLPLSAPKSEVSSLMNTSSKPSGSGSNNSESGFSFTFPVPLAYSDALMEPPPTPTWTSQASLGRMRSNSEGDIPTFTFGSSASASAFGGSLVFSFGTVRDATIADTATPIFKFGSDEMRLSFSLVGKIAICF; this is translated from the exons ATGCGACTTCCACCGTCTCTCTTCCCCTCCGACGACCACGACCGTCGCCCATCTCCTCTTCAGAGGCCCTCTGACGACGAAGCCCCATCCTCACTACTTGCCG GAACAGAGCAAGAGTACCGCCGTGACGTTTCTGCAGTCAACTCTGAA AATCAATTATTGGAGTCAAAGAAACTGGGTGTATCTTCTGAAGGAGATCCATCGTCTGCTGGCTGCACAGTTCAATCACTCATGGAAAGCCATGCGAAGGATGCAGATGCTAAATATGAAGGGAGTGGGCTTGCTGAAATTGAGCAGcatttgaaaaagaaatggttTTCGAG AGATGAAACAGAGCATCTAATAGAGCTTATACGGTCAAGGACTCCTGATCTTTTTTATCAGAGCAAACCCAGTGCAAGATTTTTTGCAAAATCTAAAGAAGGTACGCCTTTCCCAAAAGATGCTGGCGGACATGCCAATTATCCTGTCCCTTTGGACCGTCAAAAAACTTGGAAGAGTTGTGGAATTGCAAACTCAAAT GCACATGATGCTGGGTCTTCACCTGTTGAAATTGCAAAAGCTTATATGAGATCTCTAACTTCAGCATCTGTTCATAATTTTCAATGTCAAGAGTCTGAAGTTTTGGAAAACCCACTTGACAGTTCTAGTTCTCCATCAAAATTATTCTTATCAGCAATGAAGTCGCCAATATGCTGGCCAGGTGCAGTCGTTCCGAGAAACTATAGCTATTTTACGCCTCAAATTAATAGACGAAATATTAGGCTCCAACCTTCTTCCCAGACTCCTTACTCCAGTGCAATTTTTTCAAGAACTCCTTCCAAG TTTAGAGGCATTGGTGATGGCCATAATGTCTCTTTGGATGGACAGAAACCACAATCATCTCTTTCAGGTGGTAATAAG AGAAAATTGGAGGATGAGTGCACACCTTTTGATTCTGTCCGTCAAATCCGTCAAAAGAACTCAGAAACAGCGGCTGCCATAGGAGCTGATTCTTTTGACATTGCTGGTTCCTCCTGTTTCAAGGGACTGCCATCCGCATTTCAGGGTGTCTTTGGAAAAGGTGCATCAGAAAGTATCTTGTTGAAGCCTGGATTTTCTGAAGCTGAAGAGGAAGTATCCAGATGCGCTGTTGGATGTATACATCCGCAGTCAAGTGAAATGGCTCGAAAAATACTCGAGCACCTTGAAAGACCTGGTTCTTCCCCTATGGAAAAGTCACTGCAGTTAAGGCAGGATGTTGCAAGGATGGTAGCTCCTCCTCTCACTCAAGGTATGGATAGCCAGGACAAAGGACCTGCTTTTAGAGCTTCTGGTGACCACAACCTGAGCAGCTTGCATGGCAAGCTCAAGGATACTGGTTGCCAGGAGAGTACAGATGCAAAGAAG GTTTGTACACCAGCGGCCAGTTTTGTCGGTAAGAAAGGAAAGGTAGAGTTAAACAACGGTGATGCTGCTTCACGGGCATTTCAGATATCCTCTAATTCTCTGCCTCTTTCTGCTCCAAAGTCAGAGGTGTCTTCCCTGATGAATACAAGTAGCAAGCCCTCAGGGAGTGGGAGCAATAACAGCGAGAGCGGCTTCAGCTTTACATTTCCTGTTCCTTTGGCTTATTCAGATGCGCTGATGGAGCCGCCACCAACACCTACCTGGACTTCACAAGCATCACTTGGTAGAATGCGTAGCAACAGCGAAGGAGATATCCCAACTTTCACGTTTGGCTCATCTGCATCCGCATCTGCATTTGGTGGTAGCCTTGTTTTCTCTTTTGGCACTGTTCGCGATGCGACGATAGCTGATACTGCCACCCCAATCTTCAAATTTGGATCTGATGAAATGCGTTTATCTTTCAGTTTAGTTGGAAAAATTGCTATTTGCTTTTGA
- the LOC109709914 gene encoding protein WVD2-like 5, which produces MDAISVITNTTSTMNLKNGAHGPYPSSNIEIIVSPHEGHGSIKRDEQSDGISGSTNQLRKVELINSSEEDKLVTISHSESIRKPFCQDDQSDNSKTAKSQWKNKKISSGNGNLQTTVPTSAKKNGDRTQAEKGPVVLNGSFRSSSRHKQLAQVTNQDTINDRHTINAMEAGKKQSGNIIGASAAYTSMLEDPIEKRKNMKPLKQHTSIKVEEHSRNTLSPTYAISKARQMGSSPSYGFTFKCEERAEKRKEFYSKLEEKTHAKELEQSSLQEKTKETQEAELKLFRKSLTFKATPMPSFYQEPAPPKVEFKKIPPTRAKSPKLGRRKGSSAQDVEVNSINRHPTRRSLDNKNSQNSLTKDSIVHSKKNQRRPLPILPSKKTDLVDAAGKSPPHMQQLENPSSNTMPVEEEIQFKASPDEPQVMEERPIVQEPLAELA; this is translated from the exons ATGGATGCCATCAGTGTTATTACCAATACCACTAGTACAATGAATCTTAAGAATGGGGCCCATGGGCCGTATCCATCCTCTAACATTGAGATCATAGTATCACCACACGAAGGGCATGGGTCCATCAAACGTGATGAGCAATCTGATGGCATATCAGGATCTACCAATCAGCTGAGAAAAGTTGAACTGATCAACTCCTCTGAAGAAGACAAACTCGTAACCATCTCTCACTCAGAAAGCATAAGGAAGCCATTTTGTCAG GATGACCAAAGTGATAATTCTAAGACTGCAAAATCTCAAtggaagaacaaaaaaatttcatctgGGAATGGAAATCTGCAAACTACTGTTCCAACTTCTGCTAAAAAGAATGGAGACAGAACTCAGGCAGAGAAAGGTCCTGTTGTTCTGAATGGTTCGTTCAGGTCATCTTCTCGCCATAAGCAACTCGCACAGGTGACAAATCAGGATACAATCAATGATAGACACACTATCAATGCTATGGAAGCTGGTAAGAAG CAATCTGgaaatatcattggtgcatctgCTGCCTATACGTCAATGCTTGAGGATCCAAT tgaaaagaggaaaaatatgAAGCCCTTAAAGCAGCACACTTCAATCAAAGTTGAAGAGCATTCACGCAACACTTT AAGCCCAACTTATGCAATTTCAAAAGCTCGACAAATGGGCTCTTCTCCATCTTATGGCTTCACTTTTAAGTGCGAGGAGAGAGccgagaaaagaaaagag TTTTACTCGAAGCTTGAGGAGAAGACCCATGCAAAAGAATTGGAACAAAGTTCCTTGCAAGAGAAAACTAAG GAGACTCAAGAAGCTGAACTGAAGTTGTTCAGAAAGAGTTTGACCTTCAAAGCAACACCAATGCCTAGTTTTTATCAGGAGCCTGCACCCCCCAAAGTTGAGTTCAAGAAG ATACCTCCTACGAGAGCAAAGTCACCGAAGCTTGGACGTCGTAAGGGCTCTTCAGCACAAGATGTAGAAGTAAATAGTATTAACCGCCATCCAACACGCCGGAGTCTCGATAACAAAAACTCCCAAAATAGCCTTACAAAAGATTCCATTGTTCACTCCAAGAAGAATCAGCGCAGACCGCTTCCCATATTGCCCTCTAAGAAGACAGATTTGGTTGATGCTGCGGGCAAAAGCCCACCTCACATGCAACAGCTAGAGAATCCCTCATCAAACACAATGCCTGTCGAAGAAGAAATACAGTTCAAAGCAAGTCCAGATGAGCCCCAGGTTATGGAAGAGAGGCCCATAGTGCAAGAACCTCTTGCTGAATTAGCTTAA
- the LOC109710387 gene encoding uncharacterized protein LOC109710387 isoform X1, translating to MRLPPSLFPSDDHDRRPSPLQRPSDDEAPSSLLAGTEQEYRRDVSAVNSELQNQLLESKKLGVSSEGDPSSAGCTVQSLMESHAKDADAKYEGSGLAEIEQHLKKKWFSRDETEHLIELIRSRTPDLFYQSKPSARFFAKSKEGTPFPKDAGGHANYPVPLDRQKTWKSCGIANSNAHDAGSSPVEIAKAYMRSLTSASVHNFQCQESEVLENPLDSSSSPSKLFLSAMKSPICWPGAVVPRNYSYFTPQINRRNIRLQPSSQTPYSSAIFSRTPSKFRGIGDGHNVSLDGQKPQSSLSGGNKRKLEDECTPFDSVRQIRQKNSETAAAIGADSFDIAGSSCFKGLPSAFQGVFGKGASESILLKPGFSEAEEEVSRCAVGCIHPQSSEMARKILEHLERPGSSPMEKSLQLRQDVARMVAPPLTQGMDSQDKGPAFRASGDHNLSSLHGKLKDTGCQESTDAKKVCTPAASFVGKKGKVELNNGDAASRAFQISSNSLPLSAPKSEVSSLMNTSSKPSGSGSNNSESGFSFTFPVPLAYSDALMEPPPTPTWTSQASLGRMRSNSEGDIPTFTFGSSASASAFGGSLVFSFGTVRDATIADTATPIFKFGSDEMRLSFSLVGKIAICF from the exons ATGCGACTTCCACCGTCTCTCTTCCCCTCCGACGACCACGACCGTCGCCCATCTCCTCTTCAGAGGCCCTCTGACGACGAAGCCCCATCCTCACTACTTGCCG GAACAGAGCAAGAGTACCGCCGTGACGTTTCTGCAGTCAACTCTGAA CTACAGAATCAATTATTGGAGTCAAAGAAACTGGGTGTATCTTCTGAAGGAGATCCATCGTCTGCTGGCTGCACAGTTCAATCACTCATGGAAAGCCATGCGAAGGATGCAGATGCTAAATATGAAGGGAGTGGGCTTGCTGAAATTGAGCAGcatttgaaaaagaaatggttTTCGAG AGATGAAACAGAGCATCTAATAGAGCTTATACGGTCAAGGACTCCTGATCTTTTTTATCAGAGCAAACCCAGTGCAAGATTTTTTGCAAAATCTAAAGAAGGTACGCCTTTCCCAAAAGATGCTGGCGGACATGCCAATTATCCTGTCCCTTTGGACCGTCAAAAAACTTGGAAGAGTTGTGGAATTGCAAACTCAAAT GCACATGATGCTGGGTCTTCACCTGTTGAAATTGCAAAAGCTTATATGAGATCTCTAACTTCAGCATCTGTTCATAATTTTCAATGTCAAGAGTCTGAAGTTTTGGAAAACCCACTTGACAGTTCTAGTTCTCCATCAAAATTATTCTTATCAGCAATGAAGTCGCCAATATGCTGGCCAGGTGCAGTCGTTCCGAGAAACTATAGCTATTTTACGCCTCAAATTAATAGACGAAATATTAGGCTCCAACCTTCTTCCCAGACTCCTTACTCCAGTGCAATTTTTTCAAGAACTCCTTCCAAG TTTAGAGGCATTGGTGATGGCCATAATGTCTCTTTGGATGGACAGAAACCACAATCATCTCTTTCAGGTGGTAATAAG AGAAAATTGGAGGATGAGTGCACACCTTTTGATTCTGTCCGTCAAATCCGTCAAAAGAACTCAGAAACAGCGGCTGCCATAGGAGCTGATTCTTTTGACATTGCTGGTTCCTCCTGTTTCAAGGGACTGCCATCCGCATTTCAGGGTGTCTTTGGAAAAGGTGCATCAGAAAGTATCTTGTTGAAGCCTGGATTTTCTGAAGCTGAAGAGGAAGTATCCAGATGCGCTGTTGGATGTATACATCCGCAGTCAAGTGAAATGGCTCGAAAAATACTCGAGCACCTTGAAAGACCTGGTTCTTCCCCTATGGAAAAGTCACTGCAGTTAAGGCAGGATGTTGCAAGGATGGTAGCTCCTCCTCTCACTCAAGGTATGGATAGCCAGGACAAAGGACCTGCTTTTAGAGCTTCTGGTGACCACAACCTGAGCAGCTTGCATGGCAAGCTCAAGGATACTGGTTGCCAGGAGAGTACAGATGCAAAGAAG GTTTGTACACCAGCGGCCAGTTTTGTCGGTAAGAAAGGAAAGGTAGAGTTAAACAACGGTGATGCTGCTTCACGGGCATTTCAGATATCCTCTAATTCTCTGCCTCTTTCTGCTCCAAAGTCAGAGGTGTCTTCCCTGATGAATACAAGTAGCAAGCCCTCAGGGAGTGGGAGCAATAACAGCGAGAGCGGCTTCAGCTTTACATTTCCTGTTCCTTTGGCTTATTCAGATGCGCTGATGGAGCCGCCACCAACACCTACCTGGACTTCACAAGCATCACTTGGTAGAATGCGTAGCAACAGCGAAGGAGATATCCCAACTTTCACGTTTGGCTCATCTGCATCCGCATCTGCATTTGGTGGTAGCCTTGTTTTCTCTTTTGGCACTGTTCGCGATGCGACGATAGCTGATACTGCCACCCCAATCTTCAAATTTGGATCTGATGAAATGCGTTTATCTTTCAGTTTAGTTGGAAAAATTGCTATTTGCTTTTGA